The genomic region TTCACCACATATTTTTCTGAACTGTCCTTAGAGCTAAAAGAGATTTGTTCATTTGATGCAACTTTTGCCAGCTCTGTGAAGCATTCAGGAAATAGAAATACATTTCCAAGAGTTGGATGAGAAAATCGTTATCATTCTTATATCCGCCCGTTAAATACAAGGCTATAGGCCGGAGCTGGTTGGATTAGCTTAGCGTAAAGACCAGAAATGGAAAGGGACAGCTAGCCAGGCTCTGTCTAAAGGGAACAAAATCTTCCTACCTACTTATTTACACATTATGTCttatttgtttaatccatacaaaaaGCATCTCTCCAATAACCTCTGGAGTTTCctctggttgcctggcaactgttTTGAGCAAGGAAATACCCTGGCACATAACCCTCTGTCAAACTGGGTTTTTtatggattaaacaaatgaaGGAGTTTCAGCACGCTTTGCTCCAAGGCATCCGTGTTTCGGCTGTGACCACCCGGCAGAGTGACACATCATCAGTTGTGCACTTCAACATCATCGGGTGTTTCGGCCTTTATCACAAGACACCCTCCACTGAGGCAGGCCCACCACAGGCTGATCAGGCTTGGGTGTGTGTCAGAAGGTTGGCCCCTCCATGGTCACCTAGGGGCCCAGACGGGATCTTTTCTCTTCAGCCATAGCCAGTGACTGCACTCAGCTGTACTGGCAGGTCCTTGACCGCTTTCCTCGGGGCCTGGCCATGAATCCCAATTTCCTTGAGGTGCCTTGTGGTGGATCTAGCGACAAAGCCTCTGCAACCCACCTTGACCGGTTGCACCTCAGCTTTCCAGCCTCTTGTCGCCACTTCAGTTATGAGGTCAGCGTAGCGCAGTTTCTTACGTTCAAACGCCCCCTCCATGGCATCCTCCCAAGGGACAGTTAGTTCTGTGAGGAAAGCACGCTGACATGACATCAACCAGAGGACCAGATCTGGTCTGAAGTTGGTTGCTGCTATCGCAGGTGGAACTATGAGACACTGGCCCAAGTCAGTGTGCATTTCCCAGTCCCTGGCTCCATGTAGCAGGCTTGAATCGGGAGGCAAGAGGCTTGCTacttgtttctctccctcctggACGAACAATGCAGACTATTGGAACTTTTGACATGTAGACAGAGCCAGGCcaactgttttcacatttccagtctttatgctaagctaagcttctgctggctgtagctttatgTTGAGCAGACAGTATAgatcctctcatctaactccCTGTGAATAAGCGTTTTCCCCAAAATGTGTTACTGTAGGTTTTTGTGCATCTTGGCAGTTTAGTACAGTACGCTGTTCCTTGTGTAACTGATGTTTTCATAGGATCATAGTTTCTTGTGGCTCTTCTTGTGGCATGGATGTTTTCCAATACCATTCTCTGCTATGCACCTCTCTCGTCTACTTCCTCATCTTACATTACATTACCAGTTTTTCTTATTCTCAAAATTGCtcatcacatttttgttttctgtccatCCCCAAGTCCTCtaaccttctctctctctccccctttgtCTCTGTCCTATCAGGGCCAGAGGTGATTCCCAGCTACAGCAGCAGTGCCATGTCTGAGGCGGTGGTGCCTGAAGCTATGGCGTCCCCGGCAGCGGGTGGTCTGTACGGGGAGAAGGCCAGCGGCCCTGCGGTGGACTTCAGTTACGTGGGCATTGATGCCATTCTGGAGCAGATGAGGAGGAAGGCCATGAAGCAAGGTTTTGAGCTCAACATTATGGTTGTGGGTAAGTAGCACATGAGCTGAAGTTTAAGTTCACAGCATGGAAGTTGTACATACTGCACAATGAAATGGTTGGTTTTcaatttttctctctcttattCTCTGAGCTTTGTCATTAAGTGCAGACTCAAAAGTCAGTTTTACACGTAGTAGCCAACCTATTACCATTACACTTAAATGTGTGTCTTAAAACATCTTCAGTCTGCTGTTATAACACGCGTCCTGTTATTCAGGTATGATGCACATTTCTCTCTAATCACTGACTAAGTGGAGGCCCCAAACTTATTTTAATAAGCAGCCACACACAGTAGGACTTAAAACATGCCTTCTCACTGAGCCCTCATCAGTGTGATCAGACACCTTTAAAGCGAGAGCTaattacacacactcacatctcAACAGTAGACAGGCCACCATAAAACTCACACCACCTCCCTACTGTATCCTGTCTCCTCTGGGTGATGTTGCGGTGGTTGGTCGTGTTTCATCTTCATATAAAAAGTCATGTTTAAGAAGCAGCCTCAGGGTTGAGACTGAATTATGTGAAGTTGTGGAGGAAATggtaaacaaaactaaacaaattTGGTTTCCATGTTCAGGTGGAATTATATACCAGCAGATAGAAATAAGAGAGCAGTGCAGGAGGGAAATACCCTTCTTATTTTGAAGACATTAAATCGATTTTGTTATTAATTTTGTCTCGTCTTCATCAAGAAAAAAGATTGTCACCAGATTTAAATCTGTACTTTCATAGCGTGGGACTTTGGCACTGCATTACTGTTGTGATAGTTGGTGAGAGAATGTTGGACCAAGACACTTTGGGGAATACAGCTGTTCAAGAAAGTATGTAAGCTGTTGCATCAATGCTGCCAAAGTTTAATAGTTGATCAAATCTGAATTTTGCATGTCAAAATCTACAGCTGTTTGCTTCCGTACTGATTCTGCAGAtccatgtttgcatgtaaagCGTGCTGCCGACTGCCTGAACATACGACTTTGTTTGAGAGTGCGTCTTCATAAATCAGTGAAGGTCTCGATGTTGACTTAACCTGAGGTTGAACTTTGGATGGTCGCTGCCCAGTGGGGCCCTCCAAACTCCTCTTCATTAACCAGTGGTGATGTTAGCATGATGCACAGGGGTCACAGAGGGTCTTGTCCGCACAAACAGACGGCTGATGATGACTCACAGATAGGGAGTCTCTCTGGTTCATCACCCCTAGTGCGTCTTATCCAGATGGAGAGCAATTTATCAGCTGACTGCGATGTGAACTCGAAGACTCACTGCATTATCATGCCCTTGCAAGGAAACAGCAACCCAGAATTAGAAACCGAAGGTAGCATTTAAGATCGTATAGCTTCAGTGTTCAGAGGATTCTTGAGCGCTGGTTGCTGAGTGCACATTAATTCAAGCCTTCTGGttgttttagaaaaaaaaactggtttACCTTGGATCCAGTCTGTCTTATTGATGGTGTGTTTGGGTTGCAGTCATGTGTACTGACGGCTTTGCTGGCGGTGTTTGTGCAGACAGACACCTGCAGCTTGTCACTGCTTCAGCCCAATAAACCCACAGCGCGGAGTCGTCCAAACTGTCATGGAAATAACGGACCTTGTTTGGGTTTATAATGGCACCTATGTAACAGTGCGTAGGCTGTTCGGTACCTATAGCAAAAGCCGTCACtgtaggggggaaaaaaatgtcatcttgaaatgcgtgtttgtttctctctgacTGTATTTTCGCTCACAGGGCAGAGTGGCCTGGGAAAGTCGACTCTGATGAACACGCTGTTCAAGTCTAAAGTCAGCCGTAAGTCAGTGCTGGCTACAGCCCAGGAGAAGATCCCCAAAACGATTGAAATAAAGTCCATCAGTCATGGTATGTCTCTCTTGAAGCCCTCGACTCTTCTCTGTGTCCCTTCtttttggctgttttttgtCCATCTGTATTTGTAGGTCTGTTGGCCAAAATACGCCCATCTCATACTCTGCTATTTTGTAGATTTTGTCTGCTCTTCTCTTTCCTTCTGTAATACACATCTCTTTTCAGCCATGACAAAGTCTTATATACTGCTTGTCTAGTCACTCCAATCATTTACAGTtaacctcctcctccatttACCTCTCTACTTTTCTTTAATTCTAAATACTGTAATCACGACTGTAACAATCTTTTGAATATATCATATTTATAGCCTCTTAAAACCGGCCCATTTTCAACTTGGCagctgttttgaaaatgttctCAAATTTATGAGCAATAGTTTTCTCAAATCTGTTTCTGGATAGATTGCAGGCAAGAAACAAGTGAACTGTGCTACATTTTATAAATCTACAACTCCTGGTTCAGTAGCAGTTTATAAAGTGTACAGATATGTTTGACATAATAAtacagagtgtgtgtttctctgtgtacaGACATCGAGGAGAAGGGAGTGAGAATGAAGCTGACAGTCATTGACACGCCAGGATTCGGAGACCAGATCAACAATGAGAACTGGTATGTTACAATTTTGCCATCACTGTGTTGGCTATATAAACAGTGAAACATCTGAATCGCATCTAACCAGATGTCTCTGCCTTTCTCCTTACTTTTCCTGTTGTCTTACTTTTCCTGTTCTCTGTCACTCTTCATTCTTATCTTCCTCCTCTCACTCTCCGCTCCCCCCCGCTTCCCACATCCTCCTTTTACCCATCTACCCCTTCTCTTCTTTATCTCCCTCTGTCTTGCTTCCTCCTTCCTTCACTTATCTGTCCAACTCTTTCCTCTCCACTCCTCCCTCATCGTACTGTCAATCCATCCCTGCTGTGGTCTAGCTGGCAGCCCATCATGAAGTTCATTAACGACCAGTACGAGGCGtacctgcaggaggagataaacaTCAACAGGAAGAAAAGGATTCCAGACTCCAGAGTCCACTGTTGCATATACTTCATCCCCCCGACCGGACACTGGTAAGGACACATTCAAGCTTGGTTAAATATAGCCGCCTGAATACAAGTGCACTCAAgttgaacacacacaaataagaaAGCCTGAGTATTGATTCtcccttcttcttttttatcatcacccaacacaacaacagtaaaatgaTATTAGTGCTGCCGTCAGTTGCCCTTAGAAGAGAGAGCAAACGATGTGTTCAACACTTAAGgaaaagttcaacattttggcaaagaCATTTGATCGCTTATTTGTCAAGAGCTAGATGAAAAGATTGAAACTACTCACATGTATCATAAGCAAATTTGTGCCTAGGAAACCAAAggcatgacccgccctactctgccttactctgtgtctgattggcttaccctgatatTCTTCTCGTAACCCTAATCAGTctctcctcttgcctaaacccaaccaaccCAACcactagccctttttagataggaattgtgcaaatttgcaggaaagcccaatcagtcttttttcagcattggcagtataaaaacaaaatcggggagtgcagcaaaatgccgactacctacttttgtttatacagaatgcgccttttttggggcaatggggggcgtgagcaagtaacaaaacgtgtagctcagcatgtgacgtaaacagtgacgtgggagggaagccgcggctggtcagtccttcggcgattctctcataagtcggcccgttcttcactgtccccgtcatctgatggtgaatggcctcttcgtttgcgagggcaaggagggcttgcaattccttgtctccccagttgctcatctttacgtctgtcaggtttgcgtttccctcttgctactagctgctcgctaattcctgctctcagctgtttcctgtttatccaccaccagtggctcgcacgtgcagcgtcatcaacagctcctcccacaagtcatcaacagcccatcccgttgtggaaggccgctctgtctttttaaactaaaagggttctgccaatatgactaccctatgaggctgaaaattgggcaccttggatcaactcgccaatccggctctgtgtgtctaaacgctcgcagcttgccagcaaaacggcccaacattccctgaaaatctggcagtgtaaaaggggctaatgagtactagccaatcagaggaagAGTAGGGTGGCTCATACCTTCGCTATCCTAGGAAATGCGAATTTACTAGCGCCAGCGTGATCTTTTGTATCTCAGTTACCCACCATGTGTTACATTGAATACGCAGTggacgaagaatccaaaaacgtaGAAAGCTCTTGATAAATTGGAGATAAAAGGGGGCATGCAGTATAatcccaagtctcatttatccagttgtatgctcactacttcacaaacacatgcaagtAGCATGCCCTGAGTAGGCACATGCATATGAGCTCTGCTGTTAGACTGtttttactgacatgtttttaattgtaatgttttagcaaaaaagctattgtgtttgggaagtactgagcatatgactggataaataagacttagATTGTACGACATGAGtgctgtgagagtttgtaaacaggtgCTCATAGTATAGATGTAGTTTTGCTTTTGGTTAACACGGCCCCCTTTTACTACAGTTCATCAAGAAGTTTTGCTGtctttggattctttgttcaccgtggaggcatgcgagaaaagaAAATTACGAATTTAACGTAGCTGTTGAAGCCACAGTAACATTCTCTGTAATTAATAATGATGGTGACTTCATGTAAAGAGATGTAGTTTCGTTTTTTGTACACGGGGTGGTGCAGTAGAACAGGAAAACACAGGTAATGTAGGTAAGGTGCAGGGGATGAGCAGGAGGTGTGTGACGGGTCaggcaaacagttttttgaccATGTTAAGTGTGGCAGCATGAAGAGTTTATAGCATGTTGAAACTGAAATTGATGAATGGAAATTTACCTTTGACGGACACTGAATTGTTGAATGGACACTTATATGTGACGGACTCTGAAACTGTTCAGTTGAAACTTACCTGAGATGAATTATGGACATACAATGTTTCACCTGTGTGAAGGTGAGCACGTTTTAAAACAAATGGGTCACCACACTCAAAGAAACCTGTCGAATTGGACATTGGTTTATTGTTGTTGCCCAGGAACAGGCGTCCAAACCAGTTCTCCCCATTCACACCTCAGAGGCCTTAAATGTaaagtgttttatttaaagACTCTAAAGTAACACATGGTGAgatattgatatacaaatgacaATTCTgcgggtgaagtattcctttaaaggtgccctgtggagtatacaaacaaaagtttaattGAGCTCTACTCACCAGAAGTCTAACTAAAGTGTTGAATGCATTTCCATTGTCATAAACCATTGCTACTGCTAGGATGAGTACTTAGGTGACAATAGAATGACAATAACTGACACTTTAACAGCTACCATTGTTACAGGCAGTAACCGTGTGTTAAACATGTGATAAGATATGACATATAGATAGATACAGATTTCCTTTGTTAGTTCTCCAGCTATTCAGCGTAAAGCAATGTGAAACATCTCTCTGCTTTCTTACCCCGCATATcgaacacacacacgcccacacacaTTTCCGCTCAGCACGATGCAGCATATCCCAGAACACCagttcatcacacacacatacacatactggAAAGATGGGCCGCCTTCGCCAGGCCCTGAAGCAGCACAATGTCCCAAGTTTCTTTCCCTGGATCtcttacagacacacacatctggCTCTGATCGAACTGCATAAACTGCCGTCCCTCTCCGCACTGTGTTGGTTCAGCCCTTCACTGTTCAGAGCTCAGGGGGTTGGCGTATACTGGGAGAAAAAATCAGGGGCAGAGTGCACACAGTCTCGTGTGTCCATCAAGTGATAGATTCACTGCGCATTTTATAGCTTTTGCATTTGTGTAACTCTAGTTGAGTGGAGCGGCCAGGCTTGGGAAAATGTTGAAAGCAGCTGTGGATTGTCAGCCtcgtttacacacacacacacacacacacacacacacacacacacacagttgaccCTGAAGCACCATTCAAGTGCTGCACATCTATTAATTTGTGTGTCATGGCCTGTCTTTACTCAGGCAGGGGGAGGCTGGTGTGAAATGgccccctgtgtgtgtgtgtgtgtgtgtgtgtgtgtgtgtgtgtgtgtgtgcgtgtgtgtgtgtgtgtgcgtgtgcgcccCATCTAGCAACGTTTCATGTTGATCCAACAGCGCAGATGTCACATGGGCTGGCCAGCAGCTGCTCAAGGATTGCCTTAAAAAGTCTAAtgggagagaggaaggaaggacaagagagacagagagtctgCGTGGGTGTCTGGGCGCATGCAATCAATTTTGcacttttgtctttttgagcGTACTCTTGCATGAGTGCACAAGGCTCCTTGCTGAGGATGGCCAGTCTTTGGTGAAGTGCTGTTAGCCAGGCCAGGATCCATGACCATAAACACATGCAGGACAGGCCTCAAACCAACAACAAGTCCTTTCAATCTCATCAAGTAGCTGTTCACACATCATGGGTGCAACAGCTTGAActgtaaatactgtatgttACAGTAGGTCCTTCCATCTGGGAGAATTGTAAGGAACATCTGCCCCCTGGTGGAGAAGTTCTGTGTTACAAATCGTCTCATGTTGTTTTCCTGTgtcgtctctttctctctcagtctgCGGCCTCTTGATGTAGAATTCATGAGACGTCTCAGTAAGGTGGTCAACATTGTCCCAGTCATAGCCAAGGCAGACACACTCACCCTGGAGGAGAGGGACTTCTTCAAAAAGAAGGTAACATTTGTCtggtgctgttgttttttaatggatctctgtttttttctgcgtaaaacttctcctctttctcccgtTAAATAAACATCTATAATCTAGAAGCAtcctctttttgtctctctcttcatGCTTGCATTTTTCCATGATTGTGGAGCAGTAACCAGAGATAGGATAagttcctgtggttttctttgGTGGTTCATTCTTgagctctctcctctctctctctctctctctctctctctctctctctggacaGTCACAAAACATGGCTACCTTCCAGCAAGAGCACAacagcatctctctctgtcttcaccCTTTACTTTCTCCACTTCCTCTACACGGTTAATAAGGCTGCAGTCgttcatttgaatgtttttactGGCTGTCTTTAAGGATCTCAGGACTTTCCCTCCTCTCATTAGCAAAGAGGAGTCTAAACTTCCCCTTGGTTTATGTgtgcgtgcacgtgtgtgtgtgtgtttgtgtgcatggcAGACGTGTTGTGTGCACAGGTTTATGCAAAGGCATCCATCTTGTgaggttttgttgtgtttgtataCAGAAAGCGATTAACGACTAAGCCCAAACTTTTGGGGTAGATTAGAAGGCAGATTAGTGTTAATACCACCTTAATCTGTACACCGGGCAGATTCAGATACATTTGTTTGATGTCTCTCAAAACTGCATCAAGCACGTGTGTCTCATTACTCCCGCAATTAAAGGCCTTGGTTTGTATCCTTTGAAAACTGCAGTGGGTTAAAactttgttgtgtttctctctgtgtttgaaCATGCTCTCACCAGATCAGGGAAGAGCTGCGAGCCAACGGGATTGACGTGTACCCTCAGAAGGAGTTTGACGAGGATGCTGAGGACAGAATGATCAATGAGAAGATCAGGGTGAGGGCATCACTTAAAAGCAATTACAGACGTACAgccaacattaaaaccactgacaggtgaagtggaTAACTTCGATCATATGGTCACAATGCAGTGTTCTGTGGAGGAACATTTTGTCTTAGCATTTATGTGGAAGCCACCCGACCCACCTAAAGaacgttgcagaccaagtacaccccctcatggcaacaccACTCTCCAATCCACCACTTTACAAAGCAAAAACTACTCAAGGTGTCAAGCTTGCTTCcgaattccccagatcccaatctgatcaagagCCCAGTCACATACCCCACCCACAACAGAAAGGATCTGCTGCCAACGCACcagtgccagacaccacaggacaccttcACAGCTCCTATGTCCATGCCTCGAGAGGTCAGAGCCACAGCCAATCCACAGAGACCCCACCATGGATTGGACTTGGTTCTGGAGTACCGCACATCCCGCggatgctcaatcagattgggtTCTGGGGAATTTAGAGGCCAGGTTGTCGCCTTGAGCTCTGGTCACATTCCTCAAACCATCCCTGAGCAGTTCTTGTGGTGTGGTATGGTGCAGTGTCTTGCTTGGGGgaccactgccatcagggagtgctgttgccatgtgTTTGGGTAGGTGGTGtctacatgaatgccaggacccaaggtttcctggcagaacattgcattgaaACAAGATAATCGATATTATTCACCTCACCTGTCAGTGAATTTAATGTTGAGGCAGATCAGTGTATGTGGCAAAGACTTGTGAATCTATCATCCTTATTTATGCTCTGACATGCTTTTACACAGAGCAGCGTCACCCTGAATCCATTCAGTCGTTGTTAATGTACTTAAGTTGAGTAATTTCTGACTCCATTTtctgttgacctttgacctgtgagCAGGAGATGATCCCATTTGCTGTGGTGGGCAGCGACCAGGAGTACCAAGTCAATGGCAGGAGGCTGCTGGGGAGGAAGACCAAGTGGGGAACCATTGAAGGTACAACGATCTCCTCCCATTTCACTCCCTGCTTCCTCCTGTATTGTTCTTCTATTTAAATTTGTTGTGGGAGACAGTGTCAGGACAGAATCTAACCAACTAACCCGGAAGTGGTTTTGTTGAGAAGACAAAAGGGAGATGGGTAGAGAcctcagtgagtcagtcagtcaataaaacaatgCTCcattcagtcttcagactggTGTCGTGTGCCATGCAGCTGTCTCAGCAGACACAGTCTGTCTGAAGAGGCCTGATTTGTTTGCTTGGCGTCCACACCCCACACATCCAGCTTTGTATCACAAAGGATTCACTGTGGATGCTCACATAGGGAATAGGAAAACGTTGACACGGCACATTTTTAAGGGTgcagtttttcaaatttattaaATCTAGTGGAAAAATCCTTGAACCTAGTGGATTAATAGTTGTGTTtagttaatttgtttttgttttattttgaatttaagAGTATCATTTAGCCTGTAGTGTGTCAGTACAGTGATGTGTTTTGTTAACATCCATTCATACTGCAGGATTCATCTTTCAATATTTAATTATGTTACCCACTCCAGACAGGAGACACCGCCCCTCTATCAAGTGTCTCATTAGGTTTCATTTCCTGCAGTGTGtgctgtgcagacacacacacacacacacacacacacactcacactcacacagggaATTCTGAGCATTTAGTCTTATCTCTCTTCAGGACAACTCTAAGAAGATAAGGACAGCAATAGAGATCTCTGCTGGTCGAGGGGCATTTGAGTGTTGAACAACACACAGTATCTCTGTATCACACTGAGATCActgactccctctagtggactGTTTAGGA from Epinephelus lanceolatus isolate andai-2023 chromosome 18, ASM4190304v1, whole genome shotgun sequence harbors:
- the LOC117267884 gene encoding septin-9-like isoform X5, giving the protein MSEAVVPEAMASPAAGGLYGEKASGPAVDFSYVGIDAILEQMRRKAMKQGFELNIMVVGQSGLGKSTLMNTLFKSKVSRKSVLATAQEKIPKTIEIKSISHDIEEKGVRMKLTVIDTPGFGDQINNENCWQPIMKFINDQYEAYLQEEININRKKRIPDSRVHCCIYFIPPTGHCLRPLDVEFMRRLSKVVNIVPVIAKADTLTLEERDFFKKKIREELRANGIDVYPQKEFDEDAEDRMINEKIREMIPFAVVGSDQEYQVNGRRLLGRKTKWGTIEVENIAHCEFAYLRDLLIRTHMQNIKDITSSIHYEMYRVRRLNENNTGVAHANGIPEHHLAAHEM